In the genome of Chiroxiphia lanceolata isolate bChiLan1 chromosome 17, bChiLan1.pri, whole genome shotgun sequence, one region contains:
- the RBL1 gene encoding retinoblastoma-like protein 1 isoform X2, with translation MEGNGVSLTRILRSARLSLIQFFSKMKKWIDMSNLPQEFRERVERLERNFEVTTVIFKKFEPIFFDVFQNPYEETSKPQRSRKQRRVPCSVKDLFNFCWTLFVYTKGNFRMIGDDLVNSYHLLLCCLDLIFANALLCPNRRDLLNPSFKGLPVEFHTPEIKASEDPPCIIATLCELHDGLLVEAKGIKEHYFKPYIAKLFDRKILKGDCLLDLCNFTENSKALNKEYEEYVLTVGDFDERVFLGADAEEEIGTRKFPADALVEKTAARAPTECHLQQHFEKKRSFAPSTPLTGRRYLREKEGVITPVASATQSVSRLQNMVAGLKNAPSEQLTAIFESCARSPMESIMSRVKEIGETFCCSYTQSTDEQPGSHIDFAVNRLKLAEILYYKILETIMVQETRRLHGKDLTALLEQDLFHRSLMACCLEIVLFAYSSPRTFPWIIEVLDLRPFYFYKVIEVLIRSEEGLSRDMVKHLNSIEEQILESLAWTRNSALWNALEASDNKVPTCEEVIFPSNFEASNGGSGLGHLPMMPLSPIIHPRVKEVRTDLGGSLRRDMQPLSPISVHERYSSPAAGSAKRRLFGDDSPRETQTEKILPKGTKLTIAPASSIGAENVSVSPGQTVLTMTTTTGPGKVGQKVTIPLHGQPCKVEALAPSCHPPGNQVQEVQVSAASKPKRTGSLALFYRKVYHLASVRLRDLCLKLDVSNDLRRKIWTCFEFTLVHCADLMKDRHLDQLLLCAFYIMAKVTKEERTFQDIMKSYRNQPQANSHVYRSVLLRNISADVSGKNADPDTEMTEDSAVKAASSSGQSTAENSSESETEERGDLIKFYNAVYVGRVKAFALKYDITNQDHVMEAPPLSPFPSIRQQPVSPRRISQQHSVYVSPHKNGACLTPRTALLYKFSGSPSKSLKDINNMIKQGEQRSKKRAITIDSDTESPTKRLCQENDDVLLKRLQDVVSERANH, from the exons GCGGGTGCCATGCAGTGTCAAAGATCTCTTCAACTTCTGCTGGACTCTCTTTGTGTATACTAAGG GTAATTTCCGTATGATTGGAGATGATTTAGTAAATTCCTATCATTTGCTTCTGTGCTGCTTGGACCTGATTTTTGCCAATGCCCTTCTGTGTCCAAACAGAAGAGATTTGCTAAATCCATCATTTAAAG GCTTACCAGTGGAATTCCACACTCCAGAGATCAAAGCCTCTGAAGACCCTCCCTGCATCATTGCCACGCTGTGTGAGCTGCACGACGGGCTCCTGGTAGAAGCAAAAGGCATAAAGGAACACTACTTTAAACCATACATTGCAAAGCTGTTTGATAGGAAG ATCTTAAAAGGAGATTGTCTGTTGGATCTCTGCAACTTTACAGAAAATAG CAAAGCACTGAATAAAGAGTATGAAGAGTATGTTCTGACCGTGGGTGATTTTGATGAGAGAGTTTTCCTGGGAGCTGATGCTGAAGAAGAAATTGGCACTCGAAAATTCCCTGCAGATGCGCTAGtagagaaaacagcagcacGAGCTCCCACAGAGTGTcatctgcagcagcattttgaaaag AAAAGATCATTTGCACCTTCAACTCCCCTGACTGGCCGACGATACCTGCGAGAAAAGGAAGGTGTCATCACTCCTGTGGCTTCAGCCACGCAGAGCGTGAGCCGCTTGCAGAACATGGTGGCTGGGTTGAAAAATGCACCCAGTGAACAACTTACAGCTATTTTTGA GTCTTGTGCCCGCAGCCCCATGGAAAGCATCATGAGCAGAGTGAAGGAGATCGGTGAGACCTTCTGCTGCAGCTACACTCAGTCAACAGATGAGCAGCCAGGCTCTCATATAG attttgctgTAAACAGATTAAAACTGGCAGAGATCTTGTACTATAAAATCTTGGAGACTATAATGGTGCAAGAAACACGGAGACTGCATGGGAAGGATCTGACT GCTCTCCTGGAGCAGGATCTGTTCCACCGCTCCCTCATGGCGTGCTGCCTGGAGATCGTGCTCTTCGCCTACAGCTCCCCTCGCACCTTCCCCTGGATCATTGAAGTGCTTGACCTCAGGCCCTTCTACTTCTATAAG GTCATTGAAGTGCTGATTCGGTCTGAGGAAGGGCTTTCCAGAGACATGGTGAAGCACCTCAACAGCATTGAGGAACAAATTCTGGAGAGTCTTGCCTGGACTCGGAACTCGGCACTCTGGAATGCACTCGAGGCATCAGACAACAAAGTCCCAACCTGTGAAGAA GTAATATTTCCCAGTAATTTTGAAGCCAGCAATGGAGGAAGTGGGCTTGGGCATTTGCCTATGATGCCATTATCTCCCATAATTCATCCTCGAGTAAAAGAGGTTCGAACAGATCTTGGTGGGAGTTTAAGACGGG ACATGCAGCCCTTGTCTCCAATCTCAGTTCATGAGCGCTACagttctcctgcagctggaagtgCTAAGAGAAGGCTCTTTGGAGATGACAGCCCCCGAGAAACGCAGACAGAAAAAATCTTACCCAAAGGAACTAAGTTGACAATTGCTCCAGCGTCGAGCATTGGTGCTGAAAACGTGTCAGTGTCTCCTGGGCAGACAGTGCTGACCATGACAACCACGACAGGGCCGGGGAAAGTGGGACAGAAGGTCACGATCCCACTGCACG GCCAGCCGTGTAAAGTGGAGGCTCTggctccctcctgccaccccccaGGGAACCAAGTACAGGAAGTGCAGGTGTCAGCAGCGAGCAAACCAAAGAGAACGGGGTCCTTGGCACTGTTCTACAGGAAG GTTTATCACCTGGCCAGTGTGCGCTTGCGTGACCTGTGCTTGAAGTTGGACGTTTCCAATGACTTGCGCAGGAAGATATGGACGTGCTTTGAATTCACGTTGGTTCACTGTGCTGATCTAATGAAGGACAGACATTTGGACCAGCTCCTCCTCTGTGCCTTTTATATCATGGCGAAG GTAACCAAAGAGGAAAGAACTTTTCAGGACATAATGAAAAGTTACAGGAATCAGCCACAAGCAAACAGCCAT GTTTATAGGAGTGTCTTGttgagaaatatttctgctgatGTCTCGGGCAAAAATGCAGACCCAGATACAGAGATGACAGAAG ACTCAGCTGTGAAAGCTGCCAGTTCCTCCGGACAATCCACAGCAGAGAACTCCAGTGAGTCGgaaacagaggagagaggagatcTGATTAAATTTTACAATGCAGTCTATGTAGGACGAGTAAAGGCATTTGCACTGAAGTACGATATCACAAACCAGGATCATGTG ATGGAAGCCCCTCCCTTGTCCCCGTTCCCCAGCATCCGGCAGCAGCCAGTGTCCCCCCGGCGCATCTCCCAGCAACACTCTGTTTACGTGTCGCCTCACAAGAACGGCGCCTGCCTGACGCCCCGAACTGCACTGCTCTACAAGTTCAGTGGGAGCCCTTCCAAG AGTTTGAAGGACATCAATAATATGATAAAACAAGGTGAACAGAGGAGCAAGAAGCGAGCAATAACAATTGATAGTGACACTGAATCCCCCACAAAGCGACTCTGCCAGGAAAATGATGATGTTCTTCTAAAACGTCTCCAGGATGTTGTCAGTGAAAGAGCAAATCATTAA
- the RBL1 gene encoding retinoblastoma-like protein 1 isoform X4 → MEGNGVSLTRILRSARLSLIQFFSKMKKWIDMSNLPQEFRERVERLERNFEVTTVIFKKFEPIFFDVFQNPYEETSKPQRSRKQRRVPCSVKDLFNFCWTLFVYTKGNFRMIGDDLVNSYHLLLCCLDLIFANALLCPNRRDLLNPSFKGLPVEFHTPEIKASEDPPCIIATLCELHDGLLVEAKGIKEHYFKPYIAKLFDRKILKGDCLLDLCNFTENSKALNKEYEEYVLTVGDFDERVFLGADAEEEIGTRKFPADALVEKTAARAPTECHLQQHFEKKRSFAPSTPLTGRRYLREKEGVITPVASATQSVSRLQNMVAGLKNAPSEQLTAIFESCARSPMESIMSRVKEIGETFCCSYTQSTDEQPGSHIDFAVNRLKLAEILYYKILETIMVQETRRLHGKDLTALLEQDLFHRSLMACCLEIVLFAYSSPRTFPWIIEVLDLRPFYFYKVIEVLIRSEEGLSRDMVKHLNSIEEQILESLAWTRNSALWNALEASDNKVPTCEEVIFPSNFEASNGGSGLGHLPMMPLSPIIHPRVKEVRTDLGGSLRRDMQPLSPISVHERYSSPAAGSAKRRLFGDDSPRETQTEKILPKGTKLTIAPASSIGAENVSVSPGQTVLTMTTTTGPGKVGQKVTIPLHGIANEMGGITLIPISINLGQPCKVEALAPSCHPPGNQVQEVQVSAASKPKRTGSLALFYRKVYHLASVRLRDLCLKLDVSNDLRRKIWTCFEFTLVHCADLMKDRHLDQLLLCAFYIMAKVTKEERTFQDIMKSYRNQPQANSHVYRSVLLRNISADVSGKNADPDTEMTEDSAVKAASSSGQSTAENSSESETEERGDLIKFYNAVYVGRVKAFALKYDITNQDHVLLLLNTL, encoded by the exons GCGGGTGCCATGCAGTGTCAAAGATCTCTTCAACTTCTGCTGGACTCTCTTTGTGTATACTAAGG GTAATTTCCGTATGATTGGAGATGATTTAGTAAATTCCTATCATTTGCTTCTGTGCTGCTTGGACCTGATTTTTGCCAATGCCCTTCTGTGTCCAAACAGAAGAGATTTGCTAAATCCATCATTTAAAG GCTTACCAGTGGAATTCCACACTCCAGAGATCAAAGCCTCTGAAGACCCTCCCTGCATCATTGCCACGCTGTGTGAGCTGCACGACGGGCTCCTGGTAGAAGCAAAAGGCATAAAGGAACACTACTTTAAACCATACATTGCAAAGCTGTTTGATAGGAAG ATCTTAAAAGGAGATTGTCTGTTGGATCTCTGCAACTTTACAGAAAATAG CAAAGCACTGAATAAAGAGTATGAAGAGTATGTTCTGACCGTGGGTGATTTTGATGAGAGAGTTTTCCTGGGAGCTGATGCTGAAGAAGAAATTGGCACTCGAAAATTCCCTGCAGATGCGCTAGtagagaaaacagcagcacGAGCTCCCACAGAGTGTcatctgcagcagcattttgaaaag AAAAGATCATTTGCACCTTCAACTCCCCTGACTGGCCGACGATACCTGCGAGAAAAGGAAGGTGTCATCACTCCTGTGGCTTCAGCCACGCAGAGCGTGAGCCGCTTGCAGAACATGGTGGCTGGGTTGAAAAATGCACCCAGTGAACAACTTACAGCTATTTTTGA GTCTTGTGCCCGCAGCCCCATGGAAAGCATCATGAGCAGAGTGAAGGAGATCGGTGAGACCTTCTGCTGCAGCTACACTCAGTCAACAGATGAGCAGCCAGGCTCTCATATAG attttgctgTAAACAGATTAAAACTGGCAGAGATCTTGTACTATAAAATCTTGGAGACTATAATGGTGCAAGAAACACGGAGACTGCATGGGAAGGATCTGACT GCTCTCCTGGAGCAGGATCTGTTCCACCGCTCCCTCATGGCGTGCTGCCTGGAGATCGTGCTCTTCGCCTACAGCTCCCCTCGCACCTTCCCCTGGATCATTGAAGTGCTTGACCTCAGGCCCTTCTACTTCTATAAG GTCATTGAAGTGCTGATTCGGTCTGAGGAAGGGCTTTCCAGAGACATGGTGAAGCACCTCAACAGCATTGAGGAACAAATTCTGGAGAGTCTTGCCTGGACTCGGAACTCGGCACTCTGGAATGCACTCGAGGCATCAGACAACAAAGTCCCAACCTGTGAAGAA GTAATATTTCCCAGTAATTTTGAAGCCAGCAATGGAGGAAGTGGGCTTGGGCATTTGCCTATGATGCCATTATCTCCCATAATTCATCCTCGAGTAAAAGAGGTTCGAACAGATCTTGGTGGGAGTTTAAGACGGG ACATGCAGCCCTTGTCTCCAATCTCAGTTCATGAGCGCTACagttctcctgcagctggaagtgCTAAGAGAAGGCTCTTTGGAGATGACAGCCCCCGAGAAACGCAGACAGAAAAAATCTTACCCAAAGGAACTAAGTTGACAATTGCTCCAGCGTCGAGCATTGGTGCTGAAAACGTGTCAGTGTCTCCTGGGCAGACAGTGCTGACCATGACAACCACGACAGGGCCGGGGAAAGTGGGACAGAAGGTCACGATCCCACTGCACG GTATTGCAAATGAAATGGGTGGGATCACCTTGATCCCCATTTCAATTAATTTAGGCCAGCCGTGTAAAGTGGAGGCTCTggctccctcctgccaccccccaGGGAACCAAGTACAGGAAGTGCAGGTGTCAGCAGCGAGCAAACCAAAGAGAACGGGGTCCTTGGCACTGTTCTACAGGAAG GTTTATCACCTGGCCAGTGTGCGCTTGCGTGACCTGTGCTTGAAGTTGGACGTTTCCAATGACTTGCGCAGGAAGATATGGACGTGCTTTGAATTCACGTTGGTTCACTGTGCTGATCTAATGAAGGACAGACATTTGGACCAGCTCCTCCTCTGTGCCTTTTATATCATGGCGAAG GTAACCAAAGAGGAAAGAACTTTTCAGGACATAATGAAAAGTTACAGGAATCAGCCACAAGCAAACAGCCAT GTTTATAGGAGTGTCTTGttgagaaatatttctgctgatGTCTCGGGCAAAAATGCAGACCCAGATACAGAGATGACAGAAG ACTCAGCTGTGAAAGCTGCCAGTTCCTCCGGACAATCCACAGCAGAGAACTCCAGTGAGTCGgaaacagaggagagaggagatcTGATTAAATTTTACAATGCAGTCTATGTAGGACGAGTAAAGGCATTTGCACTGAAGTACGATATCACAAACCAGGATCATGTG TTACTGCTCTTAAACACCTTGTGA
- the RBL1 gene encoding retinoblastoma-like protein 1 isoform X3, producing the protein MEGNGVSLTRILRSARLSLIQFFSKMKKWIDMSNLPQEFRERVERLERNFEVTTVIFKKFEPIFFDVFQNPYEETSKPQRSRKQRRVPCSVKDLFNFCWTLFVYTKGNFRMIGDDLVNSYHLLLCCLDLIFANALLCPNRRDLLNPSFKGLPVEFHTPEIKASEDPPCIIATLCELHDGLLVEAKGIKEHYFKPYIAKLFDRKILKGDCLLDLCNFTENSKALNKEYEEYVLTVGDFDERVFLGADAEEEIGTRKFPADALVEKTAARAPTECHLQQHFEKKRSFAPSTPLTGRRYLREKEGVITPVASATQSVSRLQNMVAGLKNAPSEQLTAIFESCARSPMESIMSRVKEIGETFCCSYTQSTDEQPGSHIDFAVNRLKLAEILYYKILETIMVQETRRLHGKDLTALLEQDLFHRSLMACCLEIVLFAYSSPRTFPWIIEVLDLRPFYFYKVIEVLIRSEEGLSRDMVKHLNSIEEQILESLAWTRNSALWNALEASDNKVPTCEEVIFPSNFEASNGGSGLGHLPMMPLSPIIHPRVKEVRTDLGGSLRRDMQPLSPISVHERYSSPAAGSAKRRLFGDDSPRETQTEKILPKGTKLTIAPASSIGAENVSVSPGQTVLTMTTTTGPGKVGQKVTIPLHGIANEMGGITLIPISINLGQPCKVEALAPSCHPPGNQVQEVQVSAASKPKRTGSLALFYRKVYHLASVRLRDLCLKLDVSNDLRRKIWTCFEFTLVHCADLMKDRHLDQLLLCAFYIMAKVTKEERTFQDIMKSYRNQPQANSHVYRSVLLRNISADVSGKNADPDTEMTEDSAVKAASSSGQSTAENSSESETEERGDLIKFYNAVYVGRVKAFALKYDITNQDHVPFERTGTDAVQFANLVSASLPRCNTHLLKCLWTISVTHLDN; encoded by the exons GCGGGTGCCATGCAGTGTCAAAGATCTCTTCAACTTCTGCTGGACTCTCTTTGTGTATACTAAGG GTAATTTCCGTATGATTGGAGATGATTTAGTAAATTCCTATCATTTGCTTCTGTGCTGCTTGGACCTGATTTTTGCCAATGCCCTTCTGTGTCCAAACAGAAGAGATTTGCTAAATCCATCATTTAAAG GCTTACCAGTGGAATTCCACACTCCAGAGATCAAAGCCTCTGAAGACCCTCCCTGCATCATTGCCACGCTGTGTGAGCTGCACGACGGGCTCCTGGTAGAAGCAAAAGGCATAAAGGAACACTACTTTAAACCATACATTGCAAAGCTGTTTGATAGGAAG ATCTTAAAAGGAGATTGTCTGTTGGATCTCTGCAACTTTACAGAAAATAG CAAAGCACTGAATAAAGAGTATGAAGAGTATGTTCTGACCGTGGGTGATTTTGATGAGAGAGTTTTCCTGGGAGCTGATGCTGAAGAAGAAATTGGCACTCGAAAATTCCCTGCAGATGCGCTAGtagagaaaacagcagcacGAGCTCCCACAGAGTGTcatctgcagcagcattttgaaaag AAAAGATCATTTGCACCTTCAACTCCCCTGACTGGCCGACGATACCTGCGAGAAAAGGAAGGTGTCATCACTCCTGTGGCTTCAGCCACGCAGAGCGTGAGCCGCTTGCAGAACATGGTGGCTGGGTTGAAAAATGCACCCAGTGAACAACTTACAGCTATTTTTGA GTCTTGTGCCCGCAGCCCCATGGAAAGCATCATGAGCAGAGTGAAGGAGATCGGTGAGACCTTCTGCTGCAGCTACACTCAGTCAACAGATGAGCAGCCAGGCTCTCATATAG attttgctgTAAACAGATTAAAACTGGCAGAGATCTTGTACTATAAAATCTTGGAGACTATAATGGTGCAAGAAACACGGAGACTGCATGGGAAGGATCTGACT GCTCTCCTGGAGCAGGATCTGTTCCACCGCTCCCTCATGGCGTGCTGCCTGGAGATCGTGCTCTTCGCCTACAGCTCCCCTCGCACCTTCCCCTGGATCATTGAAGTGCTTGACCTCAGGCCCTTCTACTTCTATAAG GTCATTGAAGTGCTGATTCGGTCTGAGGAAGGGCTTTCCAGAGACATGGTGAAGCACCTCAACAGCATTGAGGAACAAATTCTGGAGAGTCTTGCCTGGACTCGGAACTCGGCACTCTGGAATGCACTCGAGGCATCAGACAACAAAGTCCCAACCTGTGAAGAA GTAATATTTCCCAGTAATTTTGAAGCCAGCAATGGAGGAAGTGGGCTTGGGCATTTGCCTATGATGCCATTATCTCCCATAATTCATCCTCGAGTAAAAGAGGTTCGAACAGATCTTGGTGGGAGTTTAAGACGGG ACATGCAGCCCTTGTCTCCAATCTCAGTTCATGAGCGCTACagttctcctgcagctggaagtgCTAAGAGAAGGCTCTTTGGAGATGACAGCCCCCGAGAAACGCAGACAGAAAAAATCTTACCCAAAGGAACTAAGTTGACAATTGCTCCAGCGTCGAGCATTGGTGCTGAAAACGTGTCAGTGTCTCCTGGGCAGACAGTGCTGACCATGACAACCACGACAGGGCCGGGGAAAGTGGGACAGAAGGTCACGATCCCACTGCACG GTATTGCAAATGAAATGGGTGGGATCACCTTGATCCCCATTTCAATTAATTTAGGCCAGCCGTGTAAAGTGGAGGCTCTggctccctcctgccaccccccaGGGAACCAAGTACAGGAAGTGCAGGTGTCAGCAGCGAGCAAACCAAAGAGAACGGGGTCCTTGGCACTGTTCTACAGGAAG GTTTATCACCTGGCCAGTGTGCGCTTGCGTGACCTGTGCTTGAAGTTGGACGTTTCCAATGACTTGCGCAGGAAGATATGGACGTGCTTTGAATTCACGTTGGTTCACTGTGCTGATCTAATGAAGGACAGACATTTGGACCAGCTCCTCCTCTGTGCCTTTTATATCATGGCGAAG GTAACCAAAGAGGAAAGAACTTTTCAGGACATAATGAAAAGTTACAGGAATCAGCCACAAGCAAACAGCCAT GTTTATAGGAGTGTCTTGttgagaaatatttctgctgatGTCTCGGGCAAAAATGCAGACCCAGATACAGAGATGACAGAAG ACTCAGCTGTGAAAGCTGCCAGTTCCTCCGGACAATCCACAGCAGAGAACTCCAGTGAGTCGgaaacagaggagagaggagatcTGATTAAATTTTACAATGCAGTCTATGTAGGACGAGTAAAGGCATTTGCACTGAAGTACGATATCACAAACCAGGATCATGTG CCTTTCGAGAGAACTGGCACGGATGCTGTTCAGTTTGCAAACCTGGTTTCAGCTTCTTTACCTCGATGCAACACCCATTTGCTCAAATGCCTGTGGACCATCTCTGTAACACATCTAGACAATTAA